One stretch of Desulfonatronospira thiodismutans ASO3-1 DNA includes these proteins:
- the istA gene encoding IS21 family transposase has translation MIDYELYARIKHYHEQKGLTPAQIAKELQLDPRTVGKWLEAKQFHQRKSVTRPSKLDPFKDTIVRMLEEHPYTAVQVLRSIKEQGYTGGSSILKEYISKVRPKRSRAFLSLAFAPGECAQVDWGNHGSIQVGDSRRNLSFFVMVLCYSRMMYLEFTVSQSMEHFLSCHQNAFDAFGAVPKKIMVDNLKCAVLKHPYGQKPVLNPKYLDFAKHWGFEISACGVRKPHEKGRVENAIGYVKKNLLAGLELPDYRAINHYARHWCRATANVRIHAQTGKKPVDMLEEEREHLLPLPVNTYDIGVVTQVRASSQFRITLESNRYSVPARYAGKRLTLKTYPDRLCIYDGNNLVARHIRSFDKKRDIEDPDHVQELIAQRRAARDQQLFSRFLALSPRAKDYYFELEKKHLNIKHHVQKIVALSEIYGSEAVSRAMDDAFTYSAFSCEYVANILEQRARTMPRTRSPASDQARGSAGY, from the coding sequence ATGATTGATTATGAGCTTTATGCCAGAATAAAGCACTACCATGAACAAAAAGGACTTACCCCGGCCCAGATAGCAAAAGAACTGCAGCTGGATCCGCGTACAGTGGGCAAATGGCTCGAAGCAAAGCAGTTTCATCAAAGAAAGTCAGTAACAAGACCAAGCAAGCTTGATCCCTTCAAGGATACCATCGTCAGGATGCTGGAGGAGCACCCCTACACAGCCGTCCAGGTTTTGCGCAGCATCAAGGAGCAGGGCTATACAGGAGGCTCCTCCATTCTCAAGGAATACATAAGCAAAGTCAGGCCCAAAAGGTCCAGGGCCTTTTTAAGTCTGGCCTTTGCCCCAGGAGAGTGCGCCCAGGTTGACTGGGGAAATCACGGCTCCATCCAGGTGGGAGACAGCAGGCGCAATCTCAGCTTCTTTGTCATGGTCCTTTGCTACAGCAGGATGATGTATCTTGAGTTCACTGTCTCCCAAAGCATGGAGCACTTCCTGTCCTGTCATCAAAACGCCTTTGACGCATTCGGGGCTGTTCCCAAAAAAATCATGGTGGACAACCTGAAATGTGCAGTGCTCAAGCACCCCTATGGCCAAAAACCGGTTCTAAATCCCAAATATCTTGACTTTGCAAAGCACTGGGGTTTTGAGATCAGTGCCTGCGGAGTCAGAAAGCCCCATGAAAAAGGCCGGGTGGAGAATGCCATAGGTTATGTCAAAAAGAACTTGCTGGCCGGACTTGAACTGCCGGATTACCGGGCCATCAACCATTATGCCCGCCACTGGTGCAGGGCAACAGCCAATGTACGTATCCATGCCCAGACCGGCAAGAAGCCGGTGGACATGCTTGAAGAAGAAAGAGAGCACCTTTTGCCCCTGCCTGTTAACACCTATGATATCGGAGTCGTAACCCAGGTCCGGGCCTCGTCGCAGTTCCGGATCACCCTGGAGTCCAACCGCTATTCCGTGCCAGCCAGGTACGCAGGCAAACGCCTGACCTTGAAGACTTATCCTGATCGCTTATGCATCTATGACGGCAACAATCTTGTGGCCAGGCATATCCGCAGCTTTGACAAAAAAAGGGACATTGAAGACCCCGATCATGTCCAGGAGCTTATTGCCCAGCGCCGGGCAGCCAGGGATCAGCAATTGTTTTCCCGGTTCCTGGCTTTGTCCCCAAGAGCAAAGGATTATTACTTTGAGTTGGAGAAAAAGCACTTGAACATCAAACACCATGTCCAGAAGATTGTAGCCTTAAGCGAAATCTATGGCTCTGAAGCCGTGTCCAGGGCCATGGACGACGCATTCACCTACAGTGCCTTCTCCTGTGAGTATGTAGCCAACATCCTGGAGCAAAGAGCCAGGACCATGCCCCGCACCAGGAGCCCTGCATCTGACCAGGCGAGAGGATCTGCTGGATATTGA
- the istB gene encoding IS21-like element helper ATPase IstB produces MTNKHQSEVHRLEENLQLLKLTCIKEQYRPAADKAARQNWDHLGYLARLVQAEADARHDRSIQRRIRMARFPGIKTMENFDWTWPTKINRPAIQNLFRLGFMKDKANIIILGGVGLGKSHIATALGYSACLEKYSVLFATTIDVINTLSAAQAAHKLKTELKKYVSPELLILDELGYLPIDKQGADLLFQVISQRYEQKSTILTTNRAFKKWPEVFNNDSTLTSAMLDRLLHHAETVLIEGKSYRMKDQVQEQ; encoded by the coding sequence ATGACCAACAAACACCAAAGCGAGGTGCACAGGCTGGAAGAAAATCTCCAGCTGCTCAAGCTGACCTGTATAAAAGAGCAGTACAGGCCGGCGGCTGACAAGGCTGCCAGGCAGAACTGGGATCATCTGGGCTATCTGGCCAGGCTGGTCCAGGCAGAAGCAGATGCCAGGCATGATCGCTCCATCCAACGCCGTATCAGGATGGCCCGTTTCCCAGGCATAAAAACCATGGAGAACTTCGACTGGACATGGCCGACCAAGATCAACCGCCCGGCCATCCAAAACCTCTTTCGCCTTGGATTTATGAAGGACAAGGCCAACATAATAATCCTCGGAGGAGTAGGCCTGGGCAAGTCACACATAGCCACAGCCCTGGGTTACAGTGCATGCCTGGAAAAGTATTCTGTACTGTTTGCCACCACCATAGATGTCATAAACACCCTCTCGGCCGCACAGGCTGCACACAAGCTCAAAACAGAGCTCAAGAAATATGTAAGTCCTGAACTGCTCATTCTGGATGAGCTTGGCTACCTGCCCATAGACAAGCAAGGTGCAGACCTGCTCTTCCAGGTTATAAGCCAGCGCTACGAACAAAAATCAACCATCCTGACCACCAACAGAGCCTTCAAGAAATGGCCCGAGGTGTTCAACAACGACAGCACCCTGACCTCAGCCATGTTGGACAGACTTCTGCACCATGCCGAAACCGTCCTCATTGAAGGCAAAAGCTATCGGATGAAAGACCAGGTTCAGGAACAATAG
- a CDS encoding tyrosine-type recombinase/integrase produces MDQIKRDHIISLHQQCLLADYKPATANRLVILLRYIFNLALKWDTAGVRTNPTKEVSLAEENNQRDRYLDKNELDRLCKALKESENPLLEPIILMLLLTGARKSEVLKAKWHNFDFERRTWQIPGTDTKTGKTRTIPLSDSALEVLDKIKYVDGCPYVFPNPETQKPFTSIFRSWDTARKKAGLGEVRIHDLRHSFSSFLINSGRSIYEVGELLGHTQIKTTMRYAHLANQTLLDAVNSVPLNNVA; encoded by the coding sequence ATGGACCAGATAAAAAGAGACCATATAATCAGCCTGCATCAACAATGTCTGCTTGCGGATTACAAACCTGCAACTGCCAACAGGCTGGTCATTTTGCTACGCTACATTTTCAACCTGGCTCTAAAGTGGGATACAGCAGGTGTTCGGACGAATCCAACCAAAGAAGTCTCGTTAGCCGAAGAGAACAATCAGCGAGACAGATACCTGGATAAAAATGAACTGGACAGGCTCTGCAAGGCCTTGAAAGAAAGTGAGAACCCCTTATTAGAACCAATTATTTTAATGCTGCTACTGACCGGAGCCAGGAAAAGCGAAGTGCTCAAGGCAAAATGGCATAACTTCGATTTTGAAAGACGGACATGGCAAATTCCAGGAACAGACACCAAAACCGGAAAAACTCGAACAATACCTTTGTCTGATAGCGCTTTGGAAGTGCTGGATAAAATAAAATATGTAGATGGCTGTCCTTATGTTTTTCCAAACCCGGAGACCCAAAAGCCATTTACTTCCATTTTCAGGTCCTGGGATACAGCCAGGAAAAAAGCCGGGCTTGGAGAAGTACGGATACATGATCTCAGGCACAGTTTTTCCAGCTTTCTGATCAACTCTGGCCGCAGCATATACGAGGTGGGCGAACTTTTGGGACATACCCAGATTAAAACAACCATGCGCTATGCTCATCTGGCCAACCAGACACTTTTGGATGCTGTAAACAGTGTCCCATTAAACAATGTAGCATAA
- a CDS encoding integrase: MGKISKSEARKIASHIITHTSNNTQQTNEHLFKIFHRIYKYGSLQTYAQTFNLKKTTWYKYKAAYQFGAALMIRKLLRDADKLEKTDKTKAKLYREEALRLGEELKSLSPDYEKKHRLNHPAPSNQAKPYTKSKIEGKRKALRGLPTNWVGRLIDELPIQHQKAALVMALTGCRPAELEKGVWLEAVDHDHLKITIKGAKYIKNKQGQKQRVLKFALEDAHRLFNLAYEEPRLVWINKEAFRKAIRRAAGNLGFKGVSPYSLRHQFSANLKRESGEKWTHEDMAKALGHITDRCQQFYGHPNQARGRGSGILNVQASSQIKSNRGTIPEKTSGPRLS, encoded by the coding sequence ATGGGTAAGATCAGCAAATCAGAAGCCAGAAAAATTGCCAGCCACATTATAACACATACATCAAACAACACCCAGCAAACAAACGAACATCTCTTTAAAATTTTTCACCGGATATACAAATATGGCAGCCTTCAAACCTATGCTCAAACTTTTAATCTGAAAAAGACCACATGGTACAAATACAAAGCTGCTTACCAATTCGGAGCTGCTTTGATGATTCGAAAATTATTAAGAGACGCTGACAAACTGGAAAAAACTGACAAGACCAAGGCTAAGTTATATAGGGAAGAGGCGTTGAGGCTTGGCGAAGAGCTTAAGAGCCTGTCTCCGGACTACGAAAAAAAACACAGACTTAATCATCCAGCACCAAGCAACCAAGCTAAACCTTATACCAAGAGTAAAATCGAAGGGAAACGCAAAGCTCTACGTGGACTGCCTACAAACTGGGTTGGCCGGCTCATCGATGAGCTCCCCATCCAGCACCAGAAGGCGGCCTTGGTCATGGCCTTAACAGGATGCAGGCCTGCAGAGTTGGAGAAGGGTGTATGGCTGGAGGCTGTGGACCATGACCATCTTAAGATTACTATAAAAGGTGCTAAATATATTAAAAATAAACAGGGGCAAAAGCAACGGGTTCTCAAGTTTGCACTCGAAGATGCGCACAGACTTTTCAATTTGGCCTACGAAGAACCCCGCCTGGTTTGGATCAATAAAGAAGCCTTCAGAAAAGCCATCCGCCGGGCAGCAGGTAATCTTGGGTTCAAAGGAGTTTCTCCTTATTCCTTGAGGCATCAGTTTTCAGCCAACCTAAAAAGAGAATCTGGGGAAAAATGGACACATGAGGACATGGCAAAAGCGCTTGGACATATTACGGACAGGTGCCAACAGTTTTACGGACACCCCAACCAAGCCAGGGGAAGAGGCAGTGGAATACTCAATGTCCAGGCTTCCAGCCAAATAAAATCAAATCGAGGTACGATACCAGAAAAAACATCTGGCCCAAGGCTGAGTTGA
- a CDS encoding helix-turn-helix transcriptional regulator gives MSKILRTEDIAEMLRTTTAAVRCHISRQKWDVVPKPFKLGRKWAWLSEDVNNWLNDQKNQGGKNYEV, from the coding sequence ATGAGCAAAATCCTAAGAACAGAAGACATTGCAGAAATGCTTCGCACAACCACTGCTGCGGTGAGATGCCATATCTCCCGGCAAAAATGGGATGTGGTGCCCAAACCTTTTAAGCTGGGACGAAAATGGGCCTGGCTCTCGGAAGACGTCAATAACTGGTTAAACGATCAAAAAAATCAAGGAGGGAAAAATTATGAAGTGTAA
- a CDS encoding DNA primase family protein, with translation MDETVSKDTILEAISHVLGNSLAGAVQSELLLDQGRLKSSSGPSADIMRLRGLRLAWASETNEGRKLDAGKIKLLTGGGNLVGRAPYSKYEVSFAQSHTLFLLTNCKPHAPSDDYALWKRMVLIPFTQSFVDSPEKTNERQVDKYLLEKLKNEAEGILAWLVRGCAAWQKYGLNPPGIVNQAVQDYRNDEDILQQFIEDACFQGNDCMACASDLYEHYKSWMHNNSMKPLTGTKFGRKMSERYNKKKVGNINYYMNIGILSS, from the coding sequence GTGGACGAAACGGTAAGTAAGGACACCATTTTGGAGGCCATAAGTCATGTGCTGGGAAATAGTCTGGCTGGTGCTGTTCAGTCCGAACTTTTGCTGGATCAGGGACGCCTTAAAAGCAGCAGTGGTCCAAGTGCCGATATCATGCGTCTGCGTGGGCTCAGGCTTGCGTGGGCCAGTGAAACAAACGAAGGGCGAAAACTGGATGCTGGCAAGATCAAGCTATTGACAGGTGGTGGCAACCTGGTCGGTCGGGCACCCTACAGCAAGTACGAAGTCAGTTTTGCCCAAAGCCATACCCTGTTTTTACTTACAAACTGCAAGCCACATGCCCCCAGTGATGATTATGCCTTGTGGAAAAGGATGGTACTTATCCCGTTTACCCAGTCGTTTGTAGACTCTCCTGAAAAAACAAACGAAAGACAGGTGGATAAATACTTGCTTGAAAAACTTAAAAACGAAGCAGAGGGTATTCTTGCCTGGTTGGTACGGGGATGTGCGGCCTGGCAGAAATATGGCCTGAATCCGCCTGGAATCGTTAACCAGGCTGTGCAGGATTATAGAAATGATGAAGATATCCTGCAGCAGTTTATTGAAGATGCTTGTTTTCAAGGTAATGATTGCATGGCTTGTGCTAGCGACCTGTATGAGCACTACAAATCGTGGATGCATAATAATAGTATGAAACCTCTTACCGGAACCAAATTTGGTCGTAAAATGTCAGAACGATATAATAAGAAAAAAGTGGGCAATATTAACTACTATATGAACATTGGTATTTTGTCCAGTTAA